DNA sequence from the Paenibacillus physcomitrellae genome:
AGCATATCAGCGTTCCGTATCGCCTCAATCGTTCCTGTAATCGTCCCCTCATTCAGATTCTCACCATATAAAACGACATCCGGTTTCACGATACCGCCGCAGCTTTTGCATGCTGGAACCGGGTCGGGCGCGGAGATAACCTCCTGCAACGTATGGAAAGCGCCGCAGCTCATACAGTAGTTTCGGTGGACAGAGCCATGAAGCTCCAGCACTTCCCGGCTGCCTGCCGACTGATGAAGGCCGTCAATGTTCTGCGTAATGACCGCCGTCAGCTTTCCCTGCTCCTCAAGCCGGGCCAGGAAGCGGTGAGCCGCATTAGGCTGGGCTTCCGGATGCAGCATTTTCGACCGGTAGAAATCATAAAAAACCTCCGGATGACGGTCAAAAAAAGGCCGGCTCAAAATTTCTTCAGGCGAATAAGGGGAATGGGTTTCGGTTTGATATAATCCTGCGGCCGAACGAAAATCCGGGATGCCGCTCTCTGTTGAAATCCCCGCCCCGCCAAAAAAGACGATCCGGCTGCTCGCGTCGATCCAGTCGGCAAAACGTTTAATCAAGTCGCTTGTCTCACTCAAAGCTCTTCATCTCCTTAGATCGATAAGTTGCCTCAGCGCCTTTCAAATCTATAACGTCATAACTTTGGATTACTTCTTCCGCATCCAGCAAATAGTCCGCTTCTCCGCCAGGGCAGAATCCAATCGCGCCTGCTGCTCCAGAGGCCTTGGCCATTTGCATATCTCCGTTGCTGTCGCCAATAACCAGTACCTCTTCAGGAAGAAGCCCCAGCTCCGTACAGGCAAGGAAGACCATGTCAGGTGCCGGTTTACCTTGAACAACCCGGTCTGTTCCGACAATCGTTCCGAAATACCCCTCCAGATTCATCCACCGTAAATGCTCCCGAGCTTCGGAAGTACGGTCTGCGGTGACGACCCCAAGCGGAATCCCCAGCTGGCGGCATTGTTCCAGCAGCTCGTTTAAGCCTGGCATCGGCCTGGCGTTCCGTTCGCTTTTCACCTTCTGCATCGCTTCGGACAACAGCTCCTTCACCTGACGAAGCGCTTCATTCCAAGGAACACCGGCGGTATACAATTGCCAGGTCAATACGCCTACAGTCTGCTCCTCGGTCGCCATCGCCACTGGCCCTGTGGGGTCATAACCCGCCACCAGCCCGTCGGGATCAAGGATCAAGCCCAGCAGCTTTCGGGGATCGACTGTCAGGTTAGATCCGGCTTTCTCCACCCGTTTGACCATCAGCTCCGTCACTTCCAGCGCCCAGGCACCCCACAGACTTAAGAAATCCAGCAGTGTCCCGTCCTTATCGAATAAGATTCCTTTAAATGGAATTTCCCTGCCATTAATAATACAGGTGAACATCCGGATTCCCCCTTGCCGGCTTTTCTATATTGTACCTTTCCTATTTTTCACAATTCAACAGTTCGTCATATTTTCCCGAATGGATAACGCTTTCAACAGTGATTTCCGTCACAGGTCCTGGTCCCCTATTCCCTTATGCTGTAGCTGTATGAAGAAAGCTAAAATTTAAAGCATTACCGAAGACCGATATTCGAGCCGCAAAAAAAGGAGACGCCTGATCATGAACTATGGAACGAAAACCTGGCGTGGAGAAACTTATTTTCTAAACCTGCGATTTCTGCTGATTGTGTGCGTATTTGTGGGCAACGCCATTGAACCGCTTATAATGCGGATGCCGGGAATGCACGCAGTTTATGTATGGATTTTCTCTTTTCATATGCCTTTGTTCGTGTTCGTGACTGGTTATTTTGCGCGGACTAATTTGAGGGGCCTTGCCGGTAGAAAAATAATGGCTCAAATTGTTCTGCAATATTTGATTTTTCAAAGCCTATATTCCGCTCTGGATGTAACGGTCTTTAAGGTGGATCATATCCACCATTCCTTCTTCGCTCCCTATCTGCTGCTTTGGTTCCTTGCCAGCCATTTGTTATGGCGGTCAGCCGCACTCATCATGCGCAGCTTGACCCGGTCGGCTCAGCTTGGAGTCTCGCTCACCCTTGGGATAGCTGTCGGCTATATTGTTATGGACGGCACCTGGTTCAGCCTTTCGCGAACCTTCGTCTATCTGCCGTTCTTTATGGCGGGGTATCATTTTCGCCCGGAATGGATTGTGAAATTCTTCACTCCAAAAGTTCGTGCGGCCGCCTGCATCGCCTCCCTGCTTCTGTTCGCCGCAGCGGTCCTTTGGGGAGATCAGCTGCCCATAGGCTGGCTCTACGGCAGCATGACTTACAGCCAATTAGGCGCTTATACCTGGTATGCCGGTTTGGGCCGCATAGGTATTTATGTCCTTCAGCTGTGTGCTTCTGCGGCTTTTCTCTCCTTTGTTCCGCTCTATGCCTGCAGGATAACGGAGCTCGGACGGAGAACGCTGTACGTCTTTCTGCTGCATGGGCTAATCGTCCGATTGGCCGCCGCTTCCCCGGTTTATGCTTACATTCACAGCCCGGGTGGAACGTTTGTTGTTATTGCAGCGGCTGTCCTATTGACTGTACTACTCTGTCAGCCCTGGGTTAGAACCCTAACCTGTCCCATTATAGAACCACAGGTGGAATGGATGTTCAGCAGGGTCCATAAGGCCCGGACGGCGCCGGAAATGCGGATTTTCAAATAAAGAGAATAGTGATTCAACCTAGCGACCCGTGGTATATAACAGTACGCGCATTAAAAACCATTACTTGTAAAGGAGTGATTTTTATGGCACGTACTAAAGGAAAAATGAGCCGTGAAGAAGCAGGGCGTCTCGGCGGGCAGGCAACTGCTAAAAACCATGGTAAAGAGTTCTACCAGGAGATTGGCTCCAAAGGCGGGATCGCCACCTCCAAATCCCATGACCGCGAGTTTTACCAAGAGATTGGGCAAAAAGGCGGCTCCGCCACAGCCGAATCCCACGACAAGGAGTTTTATCGGGAAATCGGCCGCAAAGGCGGACAAGCCCGCGGCAGCAGCAATTGATGATGCCGCCTTCCCCGACACTGCTGACGAAGAAGAATTGACAAAGAAGCCCCGGCATCCTGCTCGGCGGCTTCTTTGCTGCTATTTTTAAATGAGCTTTAAGGGTTCCTCAAGCACCTGCAGCTCCACCGGTCTTTGGAAGACCGATTCAAACGGAACAAGCAGGACATCCAACCCTTCAAGTTCATCAGGCAGCGGCGGCTCGATCAGGAAAGTCATCTCTGCTTCGCCTGAGGGGCTTTGACCCCCGCTTCCTCTCCGCACAGTATAACCTACTTCTCCGCCTACAATATCCAGGTTCAAATTCAGATTAAGACTGACATTGTCGTCCAGCTTCCCATCATATTTAACTTTCAGATGAAGTTCGCTCCAATTGATATACTGCATCACATGGGTCAGTTGAAAACGGAAATTTCCATGGTCCATTTGTTTCATGAGAGGGATTACTGTGCGCAGTTCCCCGCTGAAATCCGAATAAGTCCGCCGCTTGGAAGGACGATTCATCGCACGCACCAGCTCGTAAATTTTGAGCTCACTTAAATCCCATTTCTCCGCCCAAATCCGAACCTGCTCATTAGATGGCATAAAACTGCCTTTCGGCGGCATACTTCTCCGCTGGTGGATGAGCGCAAAAATCTGCTCGTCGATTTCTCTGATTTCTTCATTATAAGGCTCCGATGAACCCATCAATAGATTCCAACCTGACAAAAGAGAACACCTCCAAATTTGCTCTTGTAGTGATGTCATTCTCTCAATGACATTCACCAGAAACTGGATAATCCCTTCTTCAAGGTCGATCTTCGTTTATTTTTCTTTTTATATATCTGTTTTTACATGCCCACAGCTCACTTTAGATGGTAGAAAAGCCAATAAGGTTGTGATAGACTGTATAAAAAGCTTTAGCGGTTTACATTTCTAAATTTCTATTCATTATCTCATATCTATATCCGGGGGGAGAAAGCCATCATGGGAGCTAACAAAATGCGTTCAGACATGATCAAAAAAGGTTTCGACCGCGCTCCGCACCGCAGCTTGCTGCGTGCCGCAGGCGTTAAAGAAGAGGATTTCGGCAAACCGTTCATCGCGGTCTGCAACTCCTATATCGACATCGTTCCAGGTCATGTGCATCTGCAGGAATTCGGTAAAATCGTGAAGGAAGCCATCCGCGAAGCCGGCGGCGTACCTTTTGAATTTAATACTATCGGCGTCGACGACGGCATCGCCATGGGCCACATCGGCATGCGTTATTCCCTGCCAAGCCGCGAGATCATTGCCGACTCTCTTGAGACGGTTGTATCGGCACACTGGTTTGACGGTATGGTCTGCATTCCAAACTGTGATAAAATCACGCCGGGCATGCTGATGGGCGCTCTGCGCGTAAACATTCCAACGATCTTTGTCAGCGGCGGCCCAATGAAAGCCGGCGTAGACAGCAAAGGTAACCGTTTGTCCCTGACTTCTGTATTTGAAGGCGTCGGCGCCTATCAGGCCGGCAAGATCGACGACAAGGATCTGCTTGAGCTTGAGCAATACGGCTGTCCTACTTGCGGCTCCTGTTCGGGCATGTTCACGGCAAACTCCATGAACTGTCTGGCTGAAGCTTTGGGTCTGGCTCTCCCTGGCAACGGCACCATTCTCGCTGTCGCTGAAGAACGCCGCGATTTCGTTAGAAAATCCGCTAAACAATTGATGGAACTGGTTAAAATGGACCTGAAACCTCGCGACATCGTGACCAAAGAATCCATCGACAACGCTTTTGCTTTGGATATGGCGATGGGCGGTTCCACCAATACCGTCCTGCACACCCTGGCACTGGCACAGGAAGCCGGTATCGACTATCCGCTTGAGCGGATTAATGAAGTTGCCAACCGCGTTCCTCATATCAGCAAATTGGCTCCGGCCTCTAACTTCTTCATTGAAGACGTGGACCGCGCCGGCGGCGTAAGTGCCGTAATTAACGAGCTGCTGAAGAAACCGGATGCGATTTACGGCGATTGCATGACCGTTACGGGCAAAACGCTTCGCGAGAATGTAGAAGGCGTCGAAATCCGCGACCATGAAGTCATTCATTCCATTGATAACCCTTATTCGGAAAAAGGCGGTCTGGCTATCCTTTATGGTAACCTGGCTCCTGAAGGTTCCGTTATTAAGGTCGGTGCTGTGGATCCGTCGGTTGGCGGCTACCATAAAGGCCCTGCCATCTGCTTCGACTCCCAGGAGGAAGCGCTGGAAGGCATCGCGAACGGTAAAGTCAAAGAAGGCAACGTCGTCGTAATCCGCTATGAAGGTCCTAAAGGTGGACCAGGTATGCCCGAAATGCTGGCCCCTACGTCGCAAATCGTTGGTATGGGCCTTGGAG
Encoded proteins:
- a CDS encoding NAD-dependent protein deacylase — protein: MSETSDLIKRFADWIDASSRIVFFGGAGISTESGIPDFRSAAGLYQTETHSPYSPEEILSRPFFDRHPEVFYDFYRSKMLHPEAQPNAAHRFLARLEEQGKLTAVITQNIDGLHQSAGSREVLELHGSVHRNYCMSCGAFHTLQEVISAPDPVPACKSCGGIVKPDVVLYGENLNEGTITGTIEAIRNADMLIIGGTSLTVYPAAQFVDYFRGNRTVLINMAQTGFDSRAGLLITEPIGQVCEAVSRQWHEG
- a CDS encoding HAD family hydrolase — encoded protein: MFTCIINGREIPFKGILFDKDGTLLDFLSLWGAWALEVTELMVKRVEKAGSNLTVDPRKLLGLILDPDGLVAGYDPTGPVAMATEEQTVGVLTWQLYTAGVPWNEALRQVKELLSEAMQKVKSERNARPMPGLNELLEQCRQLGIPLGVVTADRTSEAREHLRWMNLEGYFGTIVGTDRVVQGKPAPDMVFLACTELGLLPEEVLVIGDSNGDMQMAKASGAAGAIGFCPGGEADYLLDAEEVIQSYDVIDLKGAEATYRSKEMKSFE
- a CDS encoding acyltransferase family protein — translated: MNYGTKTWRGETYFLNLRFLLIVCVFVGNAIEPLIMRMPGMHAVYVWIFSFHMPLFVFVTGYFARTNLRGLAGRKIMAQIVLQYLIFQSLYSALDVTVFKVDHIHHSFFAPYLLLWFLASHLLWRSAALIMRSLTRSAQLGVSLTLGIAVGYIVMDGTWFSLSRTFVYLPFFMAGYHFRPEWIVKFFTPKVRAAACIASLLLFAAAVLWGDQLPIGWLYGSMTYSQLGAYTWYAGLGRIGIYVLQLCASAAFLSFVPLYACRITELGRRTLYVFLLHGLIVRLAAASPVYAYIHSPGGTFVVIAAAVLLTVLLCQPWVRTLTCPIIEPQVEWMFSRVHKARTAPEMRIFK
- the ilvD gene encoding dihydroxy-acid dehydratase — its product is MGANKMRSDMIKKGFDRAPHRSLLRAAGVKEEDFGKPFIAVCNSYIDIVPGHVHLQEFGKIVKEAIREAGGVPFEFNTIGVDDGIAMGHIGMRYSLPSREIIADSLETVVSAHWFDGMVCIPNCDKITPGMLMGALRVNIPTIFVSGGPMKAGVDSKGNRLSLTSVFEGVGAYQAGKIDDKDLLELEQYGCPTCGSCSGMFTANSMNCLAEALGLALPGNGTILAVAEERRDFVRKSAKQLMELVKMDLKPRDIVTKESIDNAFALDMAMGGSTNTVLHTLALAQEAGIDYPLERINEVANRVPHISKLAPASNFFIEDVDRAGGVSAVINELLKKPDAIYGDCMTVTGKTLRENVEGVEIRDHEVIHSIDNPYSEKGGLAILYGNLAPEGSVIKVGAVDPSVGGYHKGPAICFDSQEEALEGIANGKVKEGNVVVIRYEGPKGGPGMPEMLAPTSQIVGMGLGAKVGLITDGRFSGASRGISIGHISPEAAEGGPIAFVEDGDIIELDLNNRKIELHISDEEFAKRRANWKGFEPKVKTGYLARYSKLVTNASSGGVMKI